In Anthocerotibacter panamensis C109, the sequence CCACCAACAGCATCCTGAGCCAGCATTTGAATGGAGATTGGCGTTGTTTCACCTCCAGAGGTATAGGGAATTTTGGTGTCTACAGAGGAGAAGCGCCAAGTACTGTTATCAACTTTTTCAGTCCCACCTAAGAGGCTACGGTACTGGTCTTGAGTCAGGGATGCTTTGAAGTTGCCGGTGGCAGCGTCGATGTTTCCCGGACTAAATAAGTAGTCATAGGACTGCTGGTCCGTCTTGGCTAAGACTGATGCTGCCCCCGAACCTGACCAGGATGAGCAGGTAGCGGCTGGGGAACTACAGCTCGCAACTTGATTGCCCAAGTAGTCGTTGACAGCAGTGACATTCCCGTCAGGACTCTTGACGGTGATCAACTCTTCGCCTGTAGTTTTGTTGAAGTAGCGTTGACCTGTATCAGACACAAGACCAAACTGATTTCTCAAGTAGTCCTCTGCCTGACGGTCACGGATATTGGCTGTAGCGGTAGAACCACTCCCTTGCTGGTAGGTATAGTCGCCAATGACAATGTTGCCGCCAGCCAAAAGCCTCAGGGAGTCTTTTCTTAGTTCATCCGGGGTGTTCGCAGTAGTATTGGGGTTGCCTGTAGTTCCAGAATAGTTGCCAACCCCAGAAGGCCCTGGAGCATCGCTATACCGCACATCTCCAGCAATATAGACGTTTCGTCCAGCGGTGACTGTGGCTTGACCTTTCACATAGCCCTTGAGGATAATGTCCCCCCCAAAGTAGAACTCGCCGCTATTCAGATTGATTGGATCTTGCTTGGTCCCAACCAGAACAAGGGTCCCTCCCGCGTCCTGTGTGGGGATGGTAGCTTTGGCTTGACTGCTAGAGTTCGGGTCAAAGGTGCCGTTGGCTGGAACGAGCCAAATCCCCCCTTTAGTGCCTGTCTCGATATCGATAGCCCCAGGATTGGCTGTCGGATTGGCACCACCACTGATCGACAGCGAGCCTCCAGCATTGGTAGCCAGAGCTAATCTTTGATCTTTAGCGACCGGCTGAATGTCATCTTTATCAAAGCCATTGCCATTGATGTCTCTGTCCGCAACAAAACCTGCAAACGCTGCTCTACTTTGTTCACTTCTTTGCAGGATCTCTCCTCCAAGGGCACCAGTGCTCCCTACGGTACCTGTAATCGGGCTGACGGCAATGTTGTTTACAGTGGTGGCAGAAGACTGGTCATCGGTGACACTCTGGTACCCAAAGACACTCCCTCTGACCTTCCCAGAAGCGTCACCCCCGTCATCAGTACCATCTCCCGTTTTAGATTTAGCGTAAAGCGGGGCATTTTTGTCTGTAGTTGCAGCGTAGAAGTCGAAGTTAGCATTCTCAATGCACGACCCAGACCCTGTATTAAAGCCGGACTTCTGGGTCGCCACACTAAAACCGACATCGTTACAAGAACTTTTTGCGCTGGCGCCAGGGCGCAGATGCTCTAGAGCACCGACGTCACCGTAGACATTGATATGACAAAAAGCGCAGTTAACTTGGCGAGACAAGATAGCGAAAGGCGGAGTGACGGGGCTCCCCTCACCAGAGAAGCCCTTGACCACGGTTTGTTCACTACCGTCGGGCAGGGTGGTCGTCACCTTGACCACAAAGTTGACAGGAGTGCCGCCTTGTCCCCCAAGGGTGAATATGCGGGCGCGGACGTTCGCCTCGGCTCCGGTTGAGCTACGGTAGACATTCTTAAAGTTATCGCTCAGGTCGAGGGCACTCGGCCATACTTCACCGCCATCCTCGATTCCATTGCCGTTCGTATCCTGAGTTAGCTTGAAATAATCGTTAAAGCCACTTAGCTGCGATGTATAGCCACTCCCGGAATTACCCGTGAGAATTTTCTGAACCCAGCTATTAGCTGCGGTATTCGAGGCTGTAAAGTCATCAATATAGCGGCTACGGACATAGTCAGCGGCGCTATCGGCAATCTGAAACGCAGTAGTGCTACCGCGCTCCTGAAGTGAGCGGCTGGAGGTCTTCGTCGATACTGTGAGGGCGATCAGCCCGATGACCGTCAGGAGTAAACCGATCAAAATGACCGTGATGAGAGTTGCACCCGTGCGGCTACGCTTTTTGATCTTGGAGAACGGGTTCAATTTCTGCATTATTCACTCCATGGCAATGTGGTTCGGATGGGGGCGTAGCCACTCTAGAGGTTCGGTCGGATGACTGTCTGTAAATTAGAACACCACAGAGGACGGAAAGATGGATGCTCTCGCCTTTCTCATGGACATAACATACCCATGTAACAGTCTTTAGGCAACAGTGATTTTACGCACACCCGATAGCTGTAGTTCAAGGTACCCCGATCTCCAAGGATTTTCAGGGAAATTGTCCGCAACTGACCGTATCTTTATCGAGCCCTTTGCGTCCATTTTAAGCTACGTAACGCGCTCGGGATCGACGTGTGCAGCCGTCGGGACATGCGTGGGGGCGTTAGTTTCTTGTTCTTAAACGGTAGGTGGGATAGGCTATTATCTAGGTAGCACCCGTGCGGCCATGAACGAGACCAATCCCTACACCATCCTGGGTATCGATGCGGACGCCCCGTTTGAAGATATTCAAGCAGCTAAGGCTCGCATCCTGACAGAGCTTGATGAGAACGATCGTCAGCGTCAAGTTGTGGAGGCTGCCTATGACGCCATCCTGATGCAGCGCCTCCAGTTGCGCAAGGAGGGCAAGGTCAAGGTCCCTGACCGTATCCGATTTCCAGAAGCGATGACACCTCAACCAGTGCGGGTCGCAGCTAAACCGCCTGCATGGTGGGAAGACTGGATCGAACGGCCTGTCCCCAGTATGCTATGGGTACCGGTAGGCGTATTTGGTGGCCTCGGAGCCCTGTCGTTGCTACCTGGCCTCAACCATAGCTATGTCCTCTCTTTGGCTGTAATGGCCTGTGCCTATTTTTTATTCCAAAAAAATCGCAATTTGCTCCGCTCGCTGGGTTTGTCGTTGGGTGTCCTCGTGGTGAGTGGGATCCTGACCTACTTTGTGACAACCGGATTATCCTTTCCGCTCTTAGCCGTAGGTCTTATCCTCTTCGCCTACTTGGCTGCTACTGCCTATCTTAAGTAGGTGGATATCTGGGCTTCTCTATCGCTCTCGGCAACAGCTTGCTATTGGTTGCTCTTGGAGTGGGCTGACCAACGCCGTGCTGGGCAGGAACCGCAGCTTAATCCTAAGGGGTATCAAGAAAAGGGCCGGGTCAGCGTGGTCATTCCGGCTCGCAATGAAGTCACTACGTTGCCCCGCTGTCTGGATGCACTCCTGAAGCAGCGTTACCTCCCCGAAGAGATTATTGTTGTAGACGACAACTCGACTGATGGGACAGGGGATCTGTTGGCGAAATACCAACGACAGAACCAACGGATTCGCCCGGTGCAGGGAGCGCCCCTGCCGGTTGGCTGGACGGGTAAGTGCTACGCGCTCAGCCAAGGGGTGGCCCTCGCTACTGGAGATTGGATTTTATTTGTGGATGCGGACACTTGCCTGGAGCCGGATGGCTTGGAGGCAGCACTGCACTTCAGTACGCATAGTCGCATCGATTTGTTGTCGCTGACAGCTCGCCAGGAAGCAGTGACCTTGGGGGAACAGGCGGTACAGCCGATGATTTACGCCCTGCTCAACCGCCAATATCCTTTAGGTAAGGGGGGCATTGCAGCCAACGGTCAGTTCATTTTAGTCGCTCGGGAAGCCTATGAGACCATTGGCACCCACCAAGCGGTGGCGGGGGAATTGGTGGAGGATGTGGCCCTCGCCCGGTTATTCCATCGCCAGGGCTACCACACCGCGTTCATCAATGGCACCCAGCTCTTCAGTACGCGTATGTACCGGGACTTAGCGGGGCTTTGGGAAGGCTGGAGTAAGAACAGCTTTCGTCTTTTTGCTCCCCAGTGGCTGGATACCGTGCTCCAGTTAGCGGTACGTTCTGTGCCCTGGTTGATATGTGTCGGGAGTTTACTGTGGGGCGGGGGTTGGCTGGCGCTGGCTTGGGGGCTGGTGCTCGCCCTGGGGCTAGTCGTGGACGGGCGCATCCGAGCGCGACAGGCGTTTGATCCGAAAACCGTCTGGCTCCAGTTCCCCGGAGCCCTGCTCACGGCTTTGATCCTGGTCAATAGCTGGTTGCGTGTTGCGCTCAAGCTCAAGACGGCATGGAAGGGCCGTTTGTATGCTCCTCAGTCCCGATAAATCGTATATTATGGGTAGTTGGACTTATGGCAGAGGTGCAGTCATGTTGGAGCAAGGAACCATCACAGTTCATACGGAGAACATCTTTCCCATTATCAAGAAGTCACTGTATTCAGAGCGGGACATCTTTTTGAGGGAGTTGATTTCTAACGCTTTTGATGCGATTAGTAAGCTCAAAATGTTGTCCTATGCAGGTGAATTTCAAGCGACGGACGAAACCTACGCGGTGCAGGTCAATCTGGATAAAGAAGGCCGCCTCCTTAGGATTAGCGACAATGGCATCGGCATGACCGCTGAGGAGATCAAAAAGTATATCAATCAGATTGCTTTCTCTAGTGCCGAGGAATTTGTCAATAAGTTTGCCAAAAGTGATGAAAATCAGATCATTGGGCACTTTGGTTTAGGTTTTTATTCCGCTTTCATGGTCGCCGACCGGGTGGAGATCGATACGCTCAGTTATCGACCGGGGAGCACGGCAGCTCGTTGGAGTTGCGACGGGACCACTTCTTTTACGCTGGATACCTCCAGCCGCAGTGAACGCGGGACCAGTATCACCCTTTATTTGAGCCAAGATGCGGAAGAGTTCCTCAACGAGTTAGAACTAAAAAATATTATTCGCAAGTACTGTGACTTCCTGCCGATTCCCATCTACTTTGGTGAGGAAACAGCCAACAAACAAACGCCTCTTTGGAAACAGTCTCCTTCCAGCCTCAAGGATGAGGACTACCTGGAATTTTACCGCTATCTATATCCTTTTAAGGGGGATCCGCTCTTTTGGATTCACCTCAATACCGACTATCCCTTCTTGCTCCAGGGGATTTTATACTTCCCTAAAATTGAACGGGATATGGACCTGACCAAAGGGCAGATCAAGCTTTTTTGCAATCAAGTATTTGTCAGCGACAACACCGAGGAAATCATCCCCCGCTTCCTCACGCCACTCCAGGGGGCTATTGACAGCCCAGATATCCCCCTCAACGTCTCGCGCAGTTACTTGCAAGGGGACCGGACGGTGCGGCGCATTTCAGACTTCATCACCAAGAAAGTTGCTGACCGGCTCAAGGATATGTATACCAACCAGCGCGAAACCTACCTCAAATGCTGGCCGGATATCAGTGTCTTCGTCAAATTTGGCATGATGAACAATGACAAGTTTTTCGAACAGGCGAAAGATCTACTCATTTTCCCCACAGCACAGACCGGGAAGCCTGCCGAGGACGCTATTCCTCCTTACAAAACGATTGCTGAGTATCAGGAAGCCAACAAGGCCAAGACCGAACAGAAGGTCTATTACACCACCGACGTGGTCAA encodes:
- a CDS encoding pilus assembly PilX N-terminal domain-containing protein gives rise to the protein MQKLNPFSKIKKRSRTGATLITVILIGLLLTVIGLIALTVSTKTSSRSLQERGSTTAFQIADSAADYVRSRYIDDFTASNTAANSWVQKILTGNSGSGYTSQLSGFNDYFKLTQDTNGNGIEDGGEVWPSALDLSDNFKNVYRSSTGAEANVRARIFTLGGQGGTPVNFVVKVTTTLPDGSEQTVVKGFSGEGSPVTPPFAILSRQVNCAFCHINVYGDVGALEHLRPGASAKSSCNDVGFSVATQKSGFNTGSGSCIENANFDFYAATTDKNAPLYAKSKTGDGTDDGGDASGKVRGSVFGYQSVTDDQSSATTVNNIAVSPITGTVGSTGALGGEILQRSEQSRAAFAGFVADRDINGNGFDKDDIQPVAKDQRLALATNAGGSLSISGGANPTANPGAIDIETGTKGGIWLVPANGTFDPNSSSQAKATIPTQDAGGTLVLVGTKQDPINLNSGEFYFGGDIILKGYVKGQATVTAGRNVYIAGDVRYSDAPGPSGVGNYSGTTGNPNTTANTPDELRKDSLRLLAGGNIVIGDYTYQQGSGSTATANIRDRQAEDYLRNQFGLVSDTGQRYFNKTTGEELITVKSPDGNVTAVNDYLGNQVASCSSPAATCSSWSGSGAASVLAKTDQQSYDYLFSPGNIDAATGNFKASLTQDQYRSLLGGTEKVDNSTWRFSSVDTKIPYTSGGETTPISIQMLAQDAVGGDAGKKAILTDYLKQSFSTQISDSETLDLYVNSLITYLGKPKTEIVTKDSEGKTINTEEVIKLGFDSSACGQTNPYAGLPCAVKLDSKVEEGEANKGVYIELSRFTPSGGSQAEVLRVVDRGKTDILKQPSRIDAFLYTNGRVAGRVSTTNLAINGGLTAREFGILSPGVGKQQAAWADNATKGYFTTNATKTNPLNGAVYDDGLNLNYDYRLKYLQFSLNNTVRVGTVQFFRTGTPNERVQ
- a CDS encoding CPP1-like family protein → MNETNPYTILGIDADAPFEDIQAAKARILTELDENDRQRQVVEAAYDAILMQRLQLRKEGKVKVPDRIRFPEAMTPQPVRVAAKPPAWWEDWIERPVPSMLWVPVGVFGGLGALSLLPGLNHSYVLSLAVMACAYFLFQKNRNLLRSLGLSLGVLVVSGILTYFVTTGLSFPLLAVGLILFAYLAATAYLK
- the htpG gene encoding molecular chaperone HtpG, translating into MLEQGTITVHTENIFPIIKKSLYSERDIFLRELISNAFDAISKLKMLSYAGEFQATDETYAVQVNLDKEGRLLRISDNGIGMTAEEIKKYINQIAFSSAEEFVNKFAKSDENQIIGHFGLGFYSAFMVADRVEIDTLSYRPGSTAARWSCDGTTSFTLDTSSRSERGTSITLYLSQDAEEFLNELELKNIIRKYCDFLPIPIYFGEETANKQTPLWKQSPSSLKDEDYLEFYRYLYPFKGDPLFWIHLNTDYPFLLQGILYFPKIERDMDLTKGQIKLFCNQVFVSDNTEEIIPRFLTPLQGAIDSPDIPLNVSRSYLQGDRTVRRISDFITKKVADRLKDMYTNQRETYLKCWPDISVFVKFGMMNNDKFFEQAKDLLIFPTAQTGKPAEDAIPPYKTIAEYQEANKAKTEQKVYYTTDVVNQSSYIDLLLAQNIEVLILDSFIDTHFVQFLEGKYPEVRFSRVDADLDENLLTQDKAAELVDPRTQKTRSEVLKDLFKSVLNLPKLNVRTEALKSEAVPAVVLLPEQLRRLKEMTAMMQQKNMDFLDEHTLLLNTSNPLVQNLQKLEDSGKDPDLVALLCRQVYDLALMSQKPFDADSLQSFIQRSNTVMAQLAATRASI
- a CDS encoding glycosyltransferase — translated: MDIWASLSLSATACYWLLLEWADQRRAGQEPQLNPKGYQEKGRVSVVIPARNEVTTLPRCLDALLKQRYLPEEIIVVDDNSTDGTGDLLAKYQRQNQRIRPVQGAPLPVGWTGKCYALSQGVALATGDWILFVDADTCLEPDGLEAALHFSTHSRIDLLSLTARQEAVTLGEQAVQPMIYALLNRQYPLGKGGIAANGQFILVAREAYETIGTHQAVAGELVEDVALARLFHRQGYHTAFINGTQLFSTRMYRDLAGLWEGWSKNSFRLFAPQWLDTVLQLAVRSVPWLICVGSLLWGGGWLALAWGLVLALGLVVDGRIRARQAFDPKTVWLQFPGALLTALILVNSWLRVALKLKTAWKGRLYAPQSR